ATTTCCGCCATGATAAACCGCTCGGGTCGATCGGTTACCATATCTGCGGGGTAATATTGAGGTCCTTCGGGCAAATACTTAATAATTGTATCAATGAGCCGCTCCACGTTTTCCCCGGCCAAAGCGGAAACGGGAATCACTTCAGCAAAGGGCAGCAGATCCTTATATTGGAGGATTCTTTCTAATACAGCTTCCCTTTGAATGAGATCGACTTTGTTCAGCATTAAGAATACTGGGGTTTTTATACCCTTTAATTGCTCGGCAATATACTGGTCGCCAGGGCCTGGGGCTTCTGATGCCTCCACCAGAAAAAGTGCAACGTCTACTTCTTTCAGAGCTCCCAGTGCTACATCCACCATATATTCTCCTAATTTATGCCTGGGTTTATGGATACCCGGAGTATCAAGAAAGACCATCTGGGCATCATTTCTAGTAAGGACAGAGTGAATTTTATGACGGGTGGTCTGGGGTTTGTCCGACATAATGGCTACTTTTTGACCAACCAGCTTATTTAGTAAAGTAGATTTCCCCACATTGGGGCGGCCCACCAGGGCCACAAAACCCGAGCGATATCCTTCGGGTGTATTTAGCATATCGTTTCCTCCTTGTTGCTTTTGGTGCTTATGGGTATGTCTTTGGGGTCGGCTGTGAGCCTTGGGCCTTGAGCTTTTAGCTTTCAGCTCATAGCCCATAGCTCATAACTCATGGCTGGACCCCGCTACCCGTCCCTTGAGCCTCCATATCTTCCGCAGTAAAATACCCTGGTAACAGTTCGCTTACTGTGATCGTCTTGTACTGGCCATGCAGGTTTGCCATATGCACCTTCATATCACCGGCAAATTCTGCCATAACCTGCCGGCAAGCGCCACAGGGGCTACAGAGGGTTGGCACATCGGCTATTACCGCCAGGGCAACAAATTCCCTATTACCCTCCGAAACAGCCTTAAAGATAGCTGTTCTTTCTGCACAGCAGGTCAGTCCAAAGGATGCATTTTCAACATTACAACCGGTAAAAACCTTCCCCTCCTGGGTCAATAGGGCTGCACCAACCTTAAATTTTGAGTAAGGAACATAGGCCTTTTCTCTGGCTTCTTTAGCCATCTCTAT
This genomic interval from Desulforamulus reducens MI-1 contains the following:
- the era gene encoding GTPase Era, whose product is MLNTPEGYRSGFVALVGRPNVGKSTLLNKLVGQKVAIMSDKPQTTRHKIHSVLTRNDAQMVFLDTPGIHKPRHKLGEYMVDVALGALKEVDVALFLVEASEAPGPGDQYIAEQLKGIKTPVFLMLNKVDLIQREAVLERILQYKDLLPFAEVIPVSALAGENVERLIDTIIKYLPEGPQYYPADMVTDRPERFIMAEIIREKVLHLTSEEIPHSVAVVVEQIKERNNGVVAVSAVIYTERDSQKAILIGKGGNMLKEVGRRSREEIENLLGSKVFLELWVKVKKDWRNKMTDIRNFGFTKED
- a CDS encoding cytidine deaminase, with product MTISAEKLIEMAKEAREKAYVPYSKFKVGAALLTQEGKVFTGCNVENASFGLTCCAERTAIFKAVSEGNREFVALAVIADVPTLCSPCGACRQVMAEFAGDMKVHMANLHGQYKTITVSELLPGYFTAEDMEAQGTGSGVQP